Proteins encoded within one genomic window of Novosphingobium sp. 9U:
- a CDS encoding SDR family NAD(P)-dependent oxidoreductase has translation MSAPLAGKVAVVTGASRGIGKGIALVLAEQGATVYVTGRTVREGDYYLPGTVGGTAAECAERGRDSGGTGIAVACDHGDDAAVAALFEQVRAEQGRLDVLVNNAFTLSDDLLEPKGFWEKPLSNLEMWDVGVKSNYVAAWHAARIMVPQGSGLIVAISGFAAVTYTYGTIFGTSKSAVDRMARDMAIELEPHGVASLAIWQGLTLTEKAQDNLARMGDKMTASITSMHGSTVEHPGRVVAALAADPQIMKRSGGEFITTELAMEYGVTDTDGSVIQSARATRGSPIWKPISEVDYRGK, from the coding sequence ATGAGCGCTCCGCTCGCCGGCAAGGTCGCCGTGGTTACGGGCGCAAGCCGCGGCATCGGCAAGGGCATCGCCCTGGTCCTCGCCGAGCAGGGCGCAACCGTCTACGTCACCGGCCGCACCGTGCGCGAGGGTGACTACTACTTGCCCGGCACCGTCGGCGGCACCGCGGCCGAGTGCGCCGAACGCGGGCGCGATAGCGGCGGCACGGGCATCGCAGTCGCCTGCGATCACGGCGACGATGCCGCGGTCGCCGCCTTGTTCGAGCAAGTCCGTGCCGAGCAGGGCCGGCTCGACGTGCTGGTCAACAATGCCTTCACGCTCTCCGACGATCTGCTGGAGCCCAAGGGGTTCTGGGAGAAGCCGCTCTCGAACCTCGAGATGTGGGATGTGGGCGTGAAATCGAACTACGTCGCCGCCTGGCATGCGGCGCGCATCATGGTGCCGCAAGGCTCGGGTCTGATCGTCGCGATCAGTGGCTTCGCGGCGGTGACCTATACGTACGGCACGATCTTCGGCACGTCCAAGTCCGCAGTCGACCGCATGGCGCGCGACATGGCGATCGAACTGGAGCCGCACGGCGTCGCCAGCCTGGCGATCTGGCAAGGCCTGACGTTGACCGAAAAGGCGCAGGACAATCTCGCCAGGATGGGCGACAAGATGACCGCCTCGATCACCTCGATGCACGGCAGCACCGTCGAGCATCCCGGCCGGGTAGTCGCCGCGCTCGCCGCCGACCCGCAGATCATGAAGCGCTCGGGCGGGGAGTTCATCACTACGGAGCTCGCCATGGAATACGGCGTCACCGACACCGACGGATCGGTGATCCAGTCAGCCCGCGCGACGCGCGGCTCGCCCATATGGAAGCCCATTTCGGAGGTCGACTACCGTGGCAAGTGA
- a CDS encoding pilus assembly protein — protein MALSVSAARIAGWLRRLGRDQRGNTFLIVAAAVIPMLAVIGGGVDISRGYLSRTRLQQACDAGVLATRKKIGGTVITTGIIPTDANAVGTRFFNLNFQDGAYGTTGRTFAMTLSSDYTINGSASVSVPTSVMKLFSVDTLPVSVNCSAQFHYANTDIMMVLDVTGSMNDTNPGDSSSKISVLRQTVKDFYASIESNKTQGTRIRYGFVPYSTNVNVGSLLQSNWVAQTANYESREAVSTPSGKQWQYHTMAINVGPLQNGETNKLIKGGSIKIKMGGTPSAPLDVDVLFDGCMEERATYVIDDYNNVDLTRARDLDIDAVPIKGTPDTQWKPMLDDAAWLRAFSITKNWNGSLSISGSWQGTTTGSAYSTGNYAQANAVGLAACPAEARKLAEMSASDVATYVDGLNAAGSTYHDIGMIWGGRLISPTGIFASENGDVNGRPSMRHLIFLTDGETAPLEYSYTSYGVEPLSQRRWNPSSKYTLTQTVEKRFSYACNQVKNKNVTVWVIGFGTNVTDLMKDCAGSGHWFQAANATQLADAFAAISAAIGDLRIIK, from the coding sequence GTGGCCTTATCCGTTTCAGCAGCCCGCATCGCGGGCTGGCTCCGGCGCCTGGGCAGGGACCAGCGCGGCAACACGTTCCTGATCGTTGCAGCGGCGGTGATCCCGATGCTGGCGGTGATCGGCGGCGGCGTCGACATCAGCCGCGGATACCTGTCGCGCACCCGACTTCAGCAGGCCTGCGATGCCGGCGTGCTGGCGACGCGCAAGAAGATCGGCGGCACTGTCATCACTACGGGCATTATCCCAACGGACGCCAATGCGGTGGGGACGCGGTTCTTCAACCTAAATTTCCAGGATGGCGCCTACGGCACGACCGGCAGGACCTTCGCGATGACCCTGTCATCCGATTACACCATCAACGGCTCGGCCAGCGTGAGCGTGCCGACCTCGGTAATGAAGCTGTTCAGCGTCGATACCCTGCCGGTGTCCGTGAACTGCTCGGCGCAGTTCCACTACGCCAACACCGACATCATGATGGTGCTCGACGTCACCGGGTCGATGAACGACACCAACCCCGGGGACAGCAGCAGCAAGATCTCCGTGCTACGCCAGACGGTGAAGGACTTTTACGCCTCAATCGAAAGCAACAAGACGCAAGGCACGCGCATCCGCTACGGCTTCGTGCCGTATTCGACAAACGTCAACGTCGGCTCGCTGCTGCAATCGAACTGGGTGGCGCAGACAGCCAACTACGAGAGCCGCGAGGCGGTCAGCACCCCCAGCGGCAAACAGTGGCAATACCACACCATGGCGATCAACGTCGGCCCGCTGCAGAACGGCGAGACCAACAAGCTGATCAAGGGCGGCTCGATCAAGATCAAGATGGGCGGCACGCCTTCGGCTCCGCTCGACGTCGACGTCCTTTTCGACGGCTGCATGGAAGAGCGAGCGACGTACGTCATCGACGATTACAACAACGTCGACCTGACCCGTGCGCGCGACCTCGACATCGATGCGGTGCCGATCAAGGGGACGCCCGACACCCAGTGGAAGCCGATGCTGGATGACGCGGCGTGGCTGCGCGCGTTCTCGATTACCAAGAACTGGAACGGCAGCCTCAGCATCAGCGGTTCCTGGCAGGGGACGACGACAGGCTCTGCATACAGCACGGGCAATTACGCGCAGGCCAATGCGGTCGGTCTCGCCGCCTGCCCCGCCGAAGCGCGCAAGCTGGCCGAGATGAGCGCCAGCGACGTCGCAACGTATGTTGACGGGCTGAATGCGGCGGGCAGTACTTACCACGACATCGGCATGATCTGGGGCGGACGCCTGATCTCGCCCACGGGCATCTTCGCCAGCGAGAACGGCGACGTGAACGGTCGGCCCAGCATGCGCCACCTGATCTTCCTGACCGACGGCGAAACGGCTCCCCTGGAGTATTCGTACACGTCCTATGGGGTGGAGCCGCTGTCCCAGCGTCGGTGGAATCCGAGCTCGAAGTACACTCTCACGCAAACCGTGGAAAAGCGCTTCAGCTATGCGTGTAATCAGGTGAAGAACAAGAACGTCACCGTGTGGGTGATCGGCTTCGGCACCAACGTGACCGACCTGATGAAGGACTGCGCGGGTTCTGGTCATTGGTTCCAAGCCGCCAATGCGACGCAGCTGGCCGATGCCTTCGCCGCGATCTCCGCTGCGATCGGCGACTTGCGGATCATCAAGTGA
- a CDS encoding SDR family NAD(P)-dependent oxidoreductase, which yields MGALSGKVALVTGASRGIGKGVACALAEQGATVYVTGRTVAAGQQPLPGTLARTVAEVNARGGVGVAAPMDLADDAQIAAVFDRIRAEQGRLDVLVNSAMAIPDAMTQRRLLKEAARRV from the coding sequence ATGGGGGCGCTGTCGGGGAAGGTCGCGCTGGTCACCGGCGCCAGTCGCGGCATCGGCAAGGGCGTGGCCTGCGCGCTCGCCGAGCAGGGTGCAACGGTCTACGTCACCGGACGCACGGTCGCGGCGGGGCAGCAGCCCTTGCCGGGCACGCTGGCGCGGACCGTCGCCGAAGTGAACGCCCGCGGCGGTGTGGGCGTCGCCGCGCCGATGGACCTTGCCGACGACGCGCAGATCGCCGCCGTGTTCGATCGCATCCGTGCAGAGCAGGGCCGGCTCGACGTGCTGGTCAACAGTGCGATGGCGATCCCCGACGCCATGACGCAGCGTCGGCTTCTGAAAGAAGCCGCTCGACGAGTGTGA
- a CDS encoding TadE/TadG family type IV pilus assembly protein has product MSWLRNLRRDRRGVSAVEFALLTPVLLIALLGLLDLGYNMYTSSILEGAIQAAARSSTLENASSKSTAIDDAVTLAVKDIAPSATLTFKRTAYPSFSSTGKPEDYDDNNHNNKCDNGEPFEDVNENSVWDSDQGSVGMGGARDVVVYLVTVTYPRPFPVASMLGAPSTYTLSSKTVLTNQPWTNVIKTPPIRNCT; this is encoded by the coding sequence GTGAGCTGGCTCCGCAATCTCCGGCGTGATCGGCGCGGCGTCAGCGCGGTGGAGTTCGCGTTGTTGACGCCGGTCCTGCTGATCGCACTGCTGGGACTGCTGGACCTGGGATACAACATGTACACCTCCTCGATTCTTGAGGGCGCGATCCAGGCCGCAGCGCGCAGCTCGACACTGGAGAACGCCTCGTCCAAGTCGACCGCGATCGACGACGCCGTCACGCTGGCGGTCAAGGACATCGCGCCCAGCGCGACGCTCACCTTCAAGCGCACCGCCTATCCCTCGTTCTCCTCGACCGGCAAGCCCGAGGACTACGACGACAACAACCACAACAACAAGTGCGACAACGGCGAGCCGTTCGAGGACGTCAACGAGAACTCGGTGTGGGACTCGGACCAGGGCTCGGTCGGGATGGGCGGCGCGCGAGACGTTGTCGTCTACCTGGTGACGGTCACCTACCCGCGCCCATTCCCGGTCGCCAGCATGCTGGGCGCGCCGTCCACTTACACGCTCAGCTCCAAGACGGTGCTGACCAATCAGCCTTGGACCAACGTGATCAAGACGCCGCCGATAAGGAACTGCACTTGA
- a CDS encoding nuclear transport factor 2 family protein, whose translation METTLRALLDREAIRSCVIRLARGEDRRSAKLIRSCWWPEAKFDYGVHAGDFEAYLAWVAPGADAIKNTQHVIGQTHIELSGASAKAETHAISYHRLDLGAEAGGERDTCIGGRYLDSFEKRGEEWRIADRIMLYDWEQDWGMAADWSKGVMGYPFSAEHFAGRAKGDFSERWFAGERA comes from the coding sequence ATGGAAACAACTCTACGGGCGCTGCTGGACCGTGAGGCGATCCGCAGCTGCGTCATCCGCCTCGCTCGCGGCGAGGATCGGCGGAGCGCCAAGCTGATCCGCTCCTGCTGGTGGCCCGAGGCGAAGTTCGATTACGGCGTCCATGCGGGCGACTTCGAGGCCTATCTCGCCTGGGTCGCGCCGGGCGCCGACGCGATCAAGAACACGCAGCACGTGATCGGCCAGACGCATATCGAACTCTCCGGCGCGAGCGCCAAGGCGGAGACCCACGCGATCTCCTATCACCGTCTGGACCTGGGCGCGGAAGCGGGGGGCGAGCGCGACACTTGCATCGGCGGGCGCTACCTCGACAGCTTCGAGAAGCGCGGTGAGGAATGGCGCATCGCCGACCGCATCATGCTCTACGATTGGGAGCAGGACTGGGGAATGGCGGCCGACTGGTCGAAGGGCGTGATGGGCTACCCCTTCTCCGCCGAGCACTTCGCCGGCCGCGCCAAGGGCGACTTCAGCGAGCGCTGGTTTGCCGGAGAGCGCGCATGA
- a CDS encoding glutamate--cysteine ligase: MSTREVSDRDDPMIESISQLAEPMAAGEKPRERWRIGTEHEKQVYRLSDHRAPSYDEPGGIRDLLSGLNAFGWEPIEEIGPGGTSNVIALKGADGNVSLEPAGQLELSGAPLETLHDTCNETGRHLEQVKAVGDKLGLGFLGLGMWPDKTRAELPIMPKGRYDIMLRHMPRVGSLGLDMMLRTCTIQVNLDYASEADMVQKFRVSLALQPLATALFANSPFTEGKPNGMLSYRSHIWSDTDSHRTGMLPFVFEQGFGYERYVDYMLDVPMYFVFREGRYIDAAGLSFRDFMAGELSVLPGELPRMSDWIDHLSTAFPEVRLKSFLEMRGADGGPWSRICALPAFWVGLLYDQGALDAAWDLVRDWDMDGRERLRNEVPRLGLDAPLPGGGTLKDIAAEVVNISRSGLAARRKLNSMGEDETGFLAPLAEIAQSGKVPAQRLLDKFHGEWGGDIARVYEERF; the protein is encoded by the coding sequence ATGAGCACGCGTGAGGTTTCGGATCGCGACGATCCGATGATCGAGTCCATTTCGCAACTGGCCGAGCCGATGGCCGCAGGCGAAAAGCCGCGCGAGCGCTGGCGAATCGGCACCGAGCACGAGAAGCAGGTCTATCGCCTGTCAGACCACCGCGCACCGTCCTACGATGAGCCCGGCGGCATTCGCGATTTGCTGAGCGGCCTCAACGCATTCGGCTGGGAGCCGATCGAGGAGATCGGCCCTGGCGGCACTAGCAATGTCATCGCGCTGAAGGGCGCGGACGGCAACGTCAGCCTGGAGCCTGCGGGCCAACTCGAGCTGTCAGGCGCGCCGTTGGAGACGCTGCACGACACCTGCAACGAAACCGGCCGCCACCTGGAACAGGTCAAGGCCGTGGGCGACAAGCTGGGACTGGGCTTCCTCGGCCTCGGCATGTGGCCGGACAAGACTCGCGCCGAACTGCCGATCATGCCCAAGGGCCGCTACGACATCATGCTGCGGCACATGCCGCGCGTAGGCTCGCTGGGGCTCGACATGATGCTGCGCACCTGCACCATCCAGGTCAACCTCGACTATGCGAGCGAGGCAGACATGGTGCAGAAGTTCCGGGTTTCGCTGGCGCTGCAGCCGCTGGCGACGGCGCTGTTCGCCAATTCGCCGTTCACTGAGGGCAAGCCCAACGGCATGCTCTCGTACCGCAGCCACATCTGGTCGGACACCGATTCGCACCGCACCGGCATGCTGCCGTTCGTGTTCGAGCAGGGGTTCGGCTACGAGCGCTATGTCGACTACATGCTCGACGTGCCGATGTACTTCGTGTTCCGCGAAGGGCGCTACATCGACGCAGCGGGACTTTCGTTCCGCGACTTCATGGCCGGCGAGCTCTCGGTCCTGCCAGGCGAACTTCCGCGGATGAGCGACTGGATCGATCATCTTTCCACCGCCTTCCCCGAAGTGCGCCTCAAGTCGTTCCTGGAGATGCGCGGCGCCGACGGCGGCCCCTGGAGCCGCATCTGCGCGCTCCCGGCGTTCTGGGTCGGCCTGCTCTATGACCAGGGCGCGCTCGATGCGGCTTGGGACCTGGTCAGGGACTGGGACATGGACGGCCGCGAGCGCCTCCGCAACGAAGTGCCGCGGCTCGGCCTCGATGCCCCGCTGCCTGGGGGCGGGACGCTGAAGGACATCGCTGCCGAGGTGGTGAACATCTCGCGCTCAGGCTTGGCGGCGCGGCGCAAGCTGAACTCCATGGGCGAGGACGAGACCGGCTTCCTCGCGCCGCTCGCCGAGATTGCGCAGTCGGGCAAAGTGCCGGCACAGCGCCTGCTCGACAAGTTCCACGGGGAGTGGGGCGGCGATATTGCCCGGGTCTACGAAGAGCGGTTCTGA
- a CDS encoding nuclear transport factor 2 family protein: MSREAQLDALLDKQDILEALARFSRGMDRFDRDTYLSAFWPDAEMAAGPFVGNAQDCWDWAIPMHEAGQILTHHALLQTTIHPDGDTAHTETYYQFVGRNRDESLWIAGGRYIDRLEKRDGAWRIALRTNIIEWACLPPPMPLPFADVPDIAVNGVSSRNREDPSYQRPLVNRRAAANAGKA, encoded by the coding sequence ATGAGCCGGGAAGCACAGCTCGACGCCTTGCTGGACAAGCAGGACATCCTGGAAGCGCTCGCCCGCTTCTCGCGCGGCATGGATCGGTTCGACCGGGACACTTACTTGTCCGCATTTTGGCCCGATGCCGAGATGGCAGCCGGACCCTTCGTAGGCAACGCGCAGGATTGCTGGGACTGGGCAATTCCGATGCACGAGGCAGGGCAGATCCTGACCCATCACGCCTTGCTCCAGACCACCATCCATCCGGATGGCGACACGGCGCATACCGAGACCTATTACCAGTTCGTCGGCCGCAACCGGGACGAGAGCCTATGGATTGCGGGCGGCCGCTACATCGACCGGCTGGAGAAGCGCGATGGCGCGTGGCGGATCGCGTTGCGCACCAACATCATCGAATGGGCCTGCCTGCCGCCGCCGATGCCGCTCCCCTTCGCCGACGTGCCCGACATCGCGGTGAACGGCGTCTCTTCACGCAATCGGGAGGACCCGTCGTACCAGCGCCCGCTGGTCAATCGGCGCGCTGCGGCCAACGCCGGCAAAGCTTGA
- a CDS encoding TadE/TadG family type IV pilus assembly protein, translating to MSRCRAISRLLRRLRWDRSGLAMTEFALIMPFFLTAGLYGVELANYSYMNMRVGQLAAQIADNASRIGDYSKLQNRKVYESDIDDLLIGAGLQAGTQMDLFNRGRIIISSLEKNSSGQQYIHWQRCLGKKNVTSTYGIQGATRTVGMGPAGNEVYALDTKEAVMFVEVQYDYLPLVSASFIGTPKLVSISSFTVRSSRDLSQLYQTTPSSPSMTCDKFTTTVA from the coding sequence TTGAGCCGCTGCCGCGCCATCTCGCGCCTGTTGCGCCGCCTGCGCTGGGACCGCTCGGGTCTGGCGATGACGGAGTTCGCGCTGATCATGCCGTTCTTCCTCACCGCCGGGCTATACGGCGTGGAACTGGCCAACTACTCGTACATGAACATGCGCGTGGGACAGCTCGCCGCGCAGATCGCCGACAACGCCTCGCGCATCGGCGATTATTCCAAGCTCCAGAACCGCAAGGTCTACGAAAGCGACATCGACGACCTGCTGATCGGCGCGGGGCTGCAGGCTGGCACGCAGATGGACCTGTTCAACCGCGGCCGGATCATCATCAGCAGCCTGGAGAAGAACAGCTCCGGCCAGCAGTACATTCATTGGCAGCGGTGCCTGGGCAAGAAGAACGTCACCTCAACCTATGGCATCCAGGGCGCAACCCGCACCGTCGGCATGGGGCCGGCTGGCAACGAGGTCTACGCACTGGACACCAAGGAAGCGGTGATGTTCGTCGAGGTGCAGTACGATTATCTGCCGCTCGTTAGTGCCAGCTTCATCGGCACGCCGAAGCTGGTGTCGATATCCTCATTCACGGTGCGCTCCAGCCGCGACCTGAGCCAGTTGTACCAGACCACGCCCTCGAGCCCGTCCATGACCTGCGACAAGTTCACCACCACGGTCGCGTGA
- a CDS encoding 16S rRNA (uracil(1498)-N(3))-methyltransferase, whose protein sequence is MPATPAWPPRSAPRLFVDGPLAEAMVLTIDGPQAHYLSRVMRAGPGDAVILCDDQTGEWAAEVTQANKRDLTLALRSHLRPREQVPDFWLCAALLKKPNFDLVLEKATELGVRRIQPMLTRRGVADKLNDERARTIVTEAAEQCARTALPEVAEPAKLDALLRTWPEGRALFFADETGGDPAAEAFRAHSGPAALLVGPEGGFDPAEREAIRALPQARPIGLGPRILRGETAAIAATALWMAVAGDWHNSLAQQSPLA, encoded by the coding sequence ATGCCCGCCACCCCCGCTTGGCCTCCGCGTAGCGCCCCGCGCCTGTTCGTCGACGGCCCGCTAGCCGAGGCCATGGTACTCACCATCGACGGCCCGCAAGCGCATTACCTCAGCCGCGTCATGCGCGCCGGCCCTGGCGATGCCGTGATCCTGTGCGACGACCAGACCGGCGAGTGGGCCGCTGAAGTCACCCAGGCCAACAAGCGCGACCTGACCCTGGCCTTGCGCTCCCATCTCCGCCCGCGCGAGCAAGTGCCTGACTTCTGGCTCTGCGCCGCACTGCTCAAGAAGCCGAACTTCGATCTCGTGCTCGAAAAGGCGACCGAGCTCGGCGTCCGGCGAATCCAGCCTATGCTCACCCGACGCGGCGTCGCCGACAAGCTTAACGACGAGCGCGCGCGCACGATCGTCACCGAAGCGGCCGAGCAGTGCGCCCGCACCGCTCTGCCCGAAGTGGCCGAGCCGGCCAAGCTGGACGCCTTGCTCCGCACCTGGCCTGAAGGCCGCGCGCTTTTCTTCGCCGACGAGACCGGCGGCGACCCTGCGGCCGAGGCGTTCCGCGCCCATTCCGGCCCCGCCGCGCTGCTGGTCGGCCCGGAAGGCGGCTTCGACCCCGCCGAGCGCGAGGCCATCCGCGCGCTGCCGCAAGCACGGCCCATAGGCCTCGGGCCTCGCATCCTGCGCGGCGAAACCGCAGCGATCGCAGCTACCGCCTTGTGGATGGCCGTCGCGGGCGATTGGCACAATTCGCTGGCGCAGCAATCGCCGCTCGCTTAA
- the ubiA gene encoding 4-hydroxybenzoate octaprenyltransferase translates to MSQIVPDTQHRGLVAALPPTLRDLALLARFDRPIGWWLLFWPGAWGVLLAGGEERWGLIAWLLLGAIAMRGAGCVYNDIVDADIDRQVVRTAARPVASGRVSGKAAWIWLLTLCLIGLVVLLQLRWQAQLVALGSLAPVAAYPFMKRITWWPQAWLGLVFSWAALVGWVEVRGASKDWGLGTLALLYAGSIAWVVGYDTIYALQDREDDALVGVRSSALRMGSHVRGGVAAFYVLAIGYWAGAFWLLRPDWLALAALLPMAAHLLWQVATLELAGDGNALDRFRSNRFAGLLMALACWVVGNA, encoded by the coding sequence ATGTCCCAGATCGTCCCCGACACCCAGCACCGCGGCCTTGTCGCCGCGCTGCCGCCCACCTTGCGCGATCTTGCGCTGCTGGCGCGGTTCGATCGGCCGATCGGCTGGTGGCTGTTGTTCTGGCCGGGCGCTTGGGGCGTGCTGCTAGCTGGCGGCGAGGAGCGGTGGGGCCTGATCGCCTGGCTGCTGCTGGGCGCGATCGCCATGAGGGGTGCCGGCTGCGTCTACAACGACATCGTCGATGCCGACATCGACCGCCAGGTCGTCCGCACTGCCGCGCGGCCGGTCGCGAGCGGGCGGGTGAGCGGCAAGGCGGCCTGGATCTGGCTCCTGACGCTGTGCCTGATCGGGCTCGTGGTGCTGCTGCAACTACGTTGGCAGGCACAGCTGGTCGCGCTGGGCAGCCTGGCTCCCGTCGCAGCCTATCCCTTCATGAAGCGGATCACTTGGTGGCCGCAGGCGTGGCTTGGCCTGGTGTTCTCCTGGGCGGCACTGGTCGGCTGGGTCGAGGTGCGCGGCGCATCGAAAGATTGGGGCCTGGGTACGCTGGCGCTGCTCTATGCGGGATCGATCGCCTGGGTGGTCGGCTACGACACGATCTATGCGCTTCAGGACCGGGAGGACGATGCGCTGGTGGGGGTGCGCTCTTCGGCCCTGCGGATGGGCTCGCACGTGCGCGGCGGCGTTGCGGCGTTCTACGTGCTGGCGATCGGCTATTGGGCGGGCGCCTTCTGGTTGCTGCGACCGGACTGGCTGGCGCTTGCGGCGCTGCTGCCGATGGCGGCGCATCTGCTGTGGCAGGTCGCGACTCTGGAGCTTGCCGGGGACGGCAATGCGCTGGACCGCTTCCGCTCCAACCGCTTCGCCGGCTTGCTGATGGCGCTGGCATGCTGGGTCGTCGGGAACGCCTGA